The following are encoded together in the Lathyrus oleraceus cultivar Zhongwan6 chromosome 3, CAAS_Psat_ZW6_1.0, whole genome shotgun sequence genome:
- the LOC127127300 gene encoding uncharacterized protein LOC127127300 translates to MGTHTLLKLLLFSLIIFHGVDASFVRSFRKLIDSNPIKDSPDPNNTVGEEKKKEETPSSTNDNKIDANVSSVPPPQSSHKVENNSDVNQKENNSTTNTPLPVTATTPPPPVPVPVPVTATTPPPPPVPAAAPPVPVPATALPPVPKKTEDGVNEGKDQEEKKGKDEEIKFSHSTTNDTCDGLNTCTDDGAMAACISIKDSKNLVVLLRNRGDGSIKVKLRSDYESNLGDVEVDKNKTEKVTINRINSENTQLTLDAGKGDCVLHTATPIPEESYFLHFPSYDKILTPINGAYFLIFTVLVFGGICACCMFRKKHRDEIPYQELEMALPESASATNIESAEGWDQVWDDDWDDNVAVKSPSVRHAGSISANGLTARSLNKDGWEDNWDD, encoded by the exons ATGGGAACACACACGTTACTGAAACTATTATTGTTTTCTCTCATCATATTTCATGGTGTTGATGCTTCTTTTGTTAGGAGCTTCAGAAAGTTAATTGATTCAAATCCAATAAAG GATTCTCCAGATCCAAACAACACAGTTGGtgaagagaaaaagaaagaagagaCCCCATCTTCTACCAATGATAATAAAATTGATGCTAATGTTTCATCTGTTCCACCACCACAGTCTTCACATAAAGTGGAGAATAACAGTGATGTAAATCAAAAGGAGAACAATAGTACTACTAATACACCTCTTCCTGTTACTGCTACTACACCTCCTCCTCCTGTTCCTGTTCCTGTTCCTGTTACTGCTACTACACCTCCTCCTCCTCCTGTTCCTGCAGCTGCACCTCCTGTTCCTGTTCCTGCAACTGCACTACCTCCTGTGCCCAAAAAAACTGAAGATGGGGTTAATGAGGGAAAGGATCAGGAAGAAAAGAAGGGTAAAGATGAGGAGATTAAATTTTCGCATTCTACAACGAATGACACTTGTGATGGACTAAATACTTGCACAGATGATGGGGCCATGGCTGCTTGCATTTCTATTAAGG ATTCCAAAAACTTGGTTGTTCTTCTTCGAAATAGAGGGGACGGCTCTATCAAAGTGAAGCTTCGCAGTGATTATGAAAGTAACCTTGGAGATGTAGAGGTTGACAAGAATAAAACAGAGAAG GTCACTATCAATCGAATTAATAGCGAAAATACCCAACTGACTTTGGATGCTGGAAAAGGGGATTGCGTGCTTCACACGGCTACTCCCATACCTGAGGAGAGTTATTTTCTGCACTTTCCTTCTTATGACAAGATTTTAACGCCAATAAACGGCGCCTATTTCCTCATATTCACAGTATTAGTCTTTGGAGGTATATGCGCTTGTTGCATGTTCAGGAAGAAACATCGCGACGAGATCCCATATCAAGAGCTCGAAATGGCGTTGCCCGAGTCTGCTTCAGCTACCAATATAGAATCTGCTGAAGGTTGGGATCAAGTTTGGGACGATGATTGGGACGACAATGTAGCGGTGAAATCGCCATCAGTACGTCATGCAGGAAGCATCTCGGCAAATGGCCTTACTGCTAGATCCTTAAACAAAGATGGATGGGAAGATAACTGGGATGATTAG